In Chryseobacterium salivictor, the DNA window TTTCTTAAGAAATTTGAGTTCCGGGCGCAATCACTGCATTCTTTTTAACAATGACAATTCCATCCTTAATGGAATGGTTTTCAAAATCACCATCAGGCAAATGCTTGCCTCCAATTATTCTGACATTATCACCGATCCTGCAATTCTTGTCAAGAATCGCCTGCTCGATATAACAGTATTTCCCCACACCCAGATTAGGAATCCCGTCTCTATCATTTGAAACAATTTCCTGAGTATCCTGATAAAAATCGGCACCCATCATATAGGAATTCATGATGGTACTTCCTTTGTCAATGCGGCTTCTGTTCCCCACAATTGAATTTTCTATTTTATCTGCCATCACAATACATCCATCGCCGAAAACCGCTTTACTCACATAAGATCCTAAAATTTTGGACGGTGGCAACATTCTGGCTCTCGTATAAATGGGCGATTTGCTGAATAAGTTAAATTTCGGAAAATCGGTGGTTAAATCCAAATTTGCATCAAAGAACGACTGTATGGTTCCAATGTCAGTCCAATAGCCATCATATTGAAAACTCAGTGTTTTATATTTGCCAATACCGTTGGGAATTAATTCGCCACCGAAATCATCACCGGCGTCTTCATCAAACATTTTCTTCAACCCGTTTTTATTGAAAACGTAGATCCCCATTGAGGCCAGATATTCTTTACCTTCTGCTTTATTCTTGTCTGATACTTCAGATTTCCAGTCATGCAATAAGTCGCCGGAAGGTTTTTCTATAAATGAAGTAATATTTCCTTCTTCGTCAGATTTCAAAATACCAAATCCAGGCGCATCCTTAGAATTTACAGGAATCGTTGCGATGGTAATATCTCCTTTATTCCGGCAGTGAAAGTCGATCATTTCCCGAAAATCCATTTGATAAAGCTGATCACCCGAAAGAATGAGGATATAGTCATAATCATATTTATCCAGATGCTTCATCGACTGACGCACGGCATCTGCTGTACCCTGATACCAGGCATCGCTTTCAATATTTTGCTCTGCTGCCAAAATATCTACAAAACCTTTGCTGAAAGTATCGAAATGGTATGAGTTCTTGATGTGTGAGTTCAGTGAAGCTGAATTAAATTGAGTCAGCACCAAAATCCGGTTAAAACCCGAGTTAAGACAATTGGAAATAGGAATATCCACCAACCTGTACTTTCCGGCAATAGGAACCGCCGGTTTTGAGCGGCTATGGGTTAAAGGCGACAACCTCGTCCCTCTGCCACCACCTAGGACAATTGAAATAACACTGGGTTTCATATACTTTTATTTTAATAGATTAATAATAATGTTGCTTAACAATATTACCATTTTTCCTGTACTAATCAAAATAAAACAGCATGATTAACGCTATTATTCCTATTATATTTGAATAATAAACTTAAAACCAACAAGGTCATGAGAAGGGAAATTTGAAATTGTAAAAAGCGGGCTTAAAAAATATTATTTCAAATTTCAGACCAAAAGCTAAAAGACAACCTAAGGGGAATATTTAGAATTAATTGCTTACAAAGAACTTCGGACAGGATTAAACAAAGGAAGCCGTCTCAATACAAAGACGTTTTTTACCTCAAAGTCGCAAACTTCCGAAAAAACCCATTTTTAAATAAACTTCAGCCAATGTAACATAACTGTATCTTTTGTTGTCTAATTAATATTAAGTGAAAACTATGATGAAAAATTTTACTGCAGCGGTCATGTTTTGTGGCGGCTTTTCCTTCGCACAGGAGGCAAATGCGGATTCAGCCAAAACCGAAAATATAAAAGAGGTCGTTTTAATTGCCCGCAAACCCACTATAGAAAGCAAGGCAGACCGAACGGTTTTCAACGTGGCGAACAGCGCCATTCTTACCGGAAACACTACCTGGGACGTCCTCCGGATGACCCCTTTGGTCAATATCGACAACAATGATAATGTTCAGGCAGAAGGCAGCAGTGTTACCGTATACATCAATGACAGAAAATCTGTATTCACAGGAAAGGAACTGAAAGAATATTTAAAAACCATCGTTGCAGATAATCTCTTGAAGATAGAGGTAATCACCAGTCCTTCTGCAAAATACGAAACTTCCGGAGCCGTCATTAACATCGTTCTTAAAAAAAATGATAATGAGGGACTAAAAGGAAGCGTTTCAATGAATAATTCCCAGAGTTATAAAAACTCACAATCCTCGAGCCTCAACCTCAATTACCACAGCAAAAGATTTACACAGTCACTCAGCGGGAGTTTCGGCAACAACAATAATGTAATGAAAAGCTATAACGAAAACCTGATTTATGCAGACAACTCCCTGACCAAAATAACCTCTGAAAACAACAGTAACTGGAAATCACCCTCCGCTTCCTCATCTACAGAATTTGAGCTGGACGATAAGAATAATGTGGGAATGGTCGTGGAATATTACGGTTCAAATAACAGTGCGGTTTCCGATGCAAGAGGAGATTATTTCCTTAATGATATTCTGCAAAAATACTATACTAAAACGGTTGATTCAGACGGTAAAAATAGCTTTGTAGGCAGCAATATTTTTTATAAATACTATGATAAGGAGAAGAACAGAATACTGGACCTCAATGCAGGAATTAATTACGACAGCAACCATAATAACAGTATTCACTCGACTGTATGGGATGCATCAGCTTTCGAAGGAATAAGAACAATGGCGGATAACAAAAACCGTGAATATTATTTAAAAGTCGATTACTCGCAACCCATAGGTAAAGATGGCAATCAACTAGAGTTTGGCGGTAAAATGAATTTCCGGAATAATGTGATGCCATTTTATTATTTTAATTATCAAAATAATACCTGGGCACTGGACGGCTCGAGAAGCAATACCTTTCGGTATGATGAAAACCTGAATTCTCTATACGCTAATTTCAGCAGAACCTTTTTCAAAAAGCTGGAGACACGAATCGGTTTAAGGTACGAATACATCAATTTCAAGGTAAAACAGGAGGTGGGAACTGTTGAAAAACGTGATTCATACGGAACACTGATGCCTGATTTGCTTGTAAAATATTCTTTTAATGACAACTATAACTTAACTGCAACCTACAAACACAGTCTATGGCGTCCCTGGTACACAGAATTCAATCCTTTTTTAATGCCGACAGAAAACGGAACTTACCGGCGCGGGAATATGGACTTGCAACCCAACCCTAATGACAGATTCGGATTAAAATTAGGACTTTACAAGAAATATTTCATTTCGGCAAACTTCTCTACTACCAATCAGGATTACTGGACCTCTTATATCATAGAAGATGACAAAACGATTATGATGCCTACCACTTATTACGGCAGAATCAATAACTACTCTCTTTATGCCAATACGAATCAGAATTTTCTGAAAAACAAACTCAACATCAACCTTAACTTGGGAGTCAGCTATGTCGATAACAGCGACTTTAAACAACGGAACAATTTTGTAGGGATGAAAGATAATATCATTAATTTCAGTGGTTCAACGAACTTTTCCTACACAAACCTTTTTAATAAAAACATCAATCTCAATGGCTGGTTTGGCCTGCACTCGCAAAACTGGGGCAATTCTGTGGGTAACAAAATGAATTTCTTCCACAGCTTCGGAGCGACAAAACTTTTCCCAGAAAGGCAGATGGAAGCGGGAATCCGTTTCAATAATATCTTCCAGAGACCAGGAAACGACTATATTACTTATTCACCAATCGGAACCTTTAGAAATGTAAACCAATGGGACTGGTATGGTGTCAACCTCTCATTCGTAAAACGCTTTGGGAACCAAAAAGTAAAAGAAAGCACCAAAAGGAATGTAGAAAAGGAAAGCGGTGGAGGGAAAAATTAATACTGAGCTCATAAACTGAAAAACAAAACCCCTTCAAATCACATTATTTGAAGGGGTTTATAATAAATTAAATTTATGCCTACAATGGGACGTATTCGAACCCGTCTCGTCAGCTGCTGACGAGCTGACAGATCGGCATGCTAACCTATCAGCTTCTCGATGGATTTCCGGTTTAATTTCTTCAAACGTTTCTCTTCTTTTAAAGCTTCTTTCTTTTCATCAAATTCCTGAACGTAAACGATAATCCAATCTTTAGCCTGCGAAGTAAATTTATGTTGGGAATCTAAATGATATTCAAGACGTTTATTCACATCGGTTGAAAAATCTTTGTAATAAACATCCAAACTGGCGGAGTAAAGTATGTAAACGAAATATTCCATCAAAAAAAAATCTCCCAAAAATAATTTGAGAGATTTGCGATCCGGACGGGATTCGAACCCGTCTCGTCAGCTGCTGACGAGATGACAGGGCAGCATGCTAACCTATCAGCTTCTCGATGGATTTCCGATTTAATTTCTTCAAACGTTTCTCTTCTTTTAAAGCTTCTTTCTTTTCATCAAATTCCTGAACGTAAACGATAATCCAATCTTTAGCCTGCGAAGTAAATTTATGTTGGGAATCTAAATGATATTCAAGACGTTTATTCACATCGGTTGAAAAACCTTTGTAATAAACATCCAAACTGGCGGAGTAAAGTATGTAAACGAAATATTCCATCAAAAAAAAATCTCCCAAAAATAATTTGAGAGATTTGCGATCCGGACGGGATTTGTACTTTTTCAGAAAAAACCCTATCCATAAGCTTTATGCTGTTCTCTTATTTAATTGGTCACCGAATAGGTCACTTTTTTAAACAAGATTAAGAGCGTTTGTTTTAACTGGTGCAAATATATAATTTTTTTTATGTTTTGCAAAAAAATTGAAATTTATTTAGCAATACGAAACTTAAAGATCGGGGTATCAATTACAAAAATATAATATTACTGTTTACATACTTTAAATTTGTAAATATATTATTTGAATTTTGCTATTTTATCTAGATTTCCTACTTTCTAATCTCAGTAATTCCTCAATAATATCTTTTTTAAACTTAGAAAATGGACGACTGTGATAATCTTCTTCGTTTATCTCTATACCAAAAATCATTCTATAGGCTTCTTCTTGTGAAAGTGCCATTTCTTTAAATGTATTGTTCAATAAGATATCTAAATAATTTTTAAAATATTTATATCTAAGATCCAATAAATCTTTTAATTCTCTATGGGAATGAGATTCGTAAATTTTATCAATTTTACTAAAAACAATTGTTTTCTTTACTTTAATATTTTCCGTTTTTAGTGTTACTTTTGGTTGAGTTAATGAATTATAAAAATAACTAAACAAAAAAGTTTCATCTTTATTATCAATGTATGGATGCATAATATTAGATAAGGCTTTATACCAACCTTCATCTGGAGGTGTATTATGCTTGATATGATTACAAGAATGGCAGCTCGGGATCAAATTATAAAAACTTAATGCAAATTGGAAATGATTCTTTTGGAAACCAGTGGTCTAATTCAGCTCGGGCTCTTTCCTTTACTAATTGAGTTGTATAATTTCTGTTACAATAAATACAAGTATCTATATTCAACTTCTCCAAAAACAGTTTGTTATCGAAGTTATTATATCCTGTTTGTATAAAAAAACTTTTAATTAATTTTAACTGATGAACCGAAAATCTCTTTTTTTCGAATTCTAACTGTATTTCAAATAATCTTTTGGGTTTACTACTTATTAGTTCATTTTTAAACTGATTTAAAAATAGAATAAAGGCTTTCGGTAGATTTTTTTGTCTCTTGTTTCTAAGTACATAACCTTTATTTATGGTTTCTTCAAAAACCTTACTTACTCCTTTTTGATGAAAGTCTATAGCTTCCTGTGTGGGATTTATTTTTAACATTACAAATTGAATTTATTTTTTAAAAAGTCAATTTCCTTCTGTGCAATCTCCTGTTGTAATTTTGAACTACCTTGTAGCTCATCTAACATTTCTGCTAATTTCATTTTTAAAATGGGCTCATCCACTAACTGAACTATTTTCTTATGATATTCATAATTTTTTAAATTCAAATTATATGATTTCTCAGATTTATCTTGTTTCTTTGTTCTTTCCCGATTAAGCCACTTTATTGTTTCATCAATTTTTCCTTTGGCAAAGTCTCCCATAAGTCCATCATTAATGAAAAAGCTATCCGCCAATAAATCTGTAATATTAGCTCCAAAAGTATTCATCCTTTTAAAGTTCTGAGGTTTTCCATCATCTAAAAACAGAACATTTTCTTTAGGGATATCTGATAAAATAAATGGCGAATGGGTAATAAAAAGTATATTTAAGCCTCGAATATTATTAATTGACAACTTACTTATCCCTGCAAGTATGCTACTTACAAATTGCTTTTGCATCTCAGGGTGTGAGTACAATTCAATCTCATCTAAAATTAAATTTAGAAATTTATATTTGTTAATTGTTTCATTTTCGTAAGTAGAATTCAGATTGGTTAAATGATACAGGATTGAATTAATGCTGTATATAAATTGTTTTTCCCCTGAACTAAGATATGAGAATAAACTTCCATTTTCGAATACATAATCAATCTCAAAAATAGATGGTGGTAAATGAAAAATGTCTTCATTGGATTTTTTCACTTTATAGAATCTATCTAATTTGCCTTTGTTTTTTATACTACAAGAAATTTCATCAATTGTAAATCTTCCTTCTGAAATATTTAAAAATTTCTGATAAACTTCATTCTCAAATTCTGGAATTTTTAAATTATTAAAAAATAGAAAATTTAGTGCCTGCTTTACTTTATATGTAATATGACTATTATCCTCTCTTAACATTTCAAAAAACTGATTATAGTCTTTTGAAAACCTATAAGTTGAAAAGTTCTCGTCGTAGTGTAATCTTCCCTTGTTTAGGCACACTCAAAAGTAGAGTTTTTTGATAATATTTTATTGTTGTCGTTGTTGAAATTTTGTTGGAATGTGGGAAACTCATTTGCGCTATTTTGATTGAGTTTTCCATATTTCAATAAAAAATCCCGTGGTGTAAGGTATTGTAACGCACTATGCGGTCTCTCATTATTGTACATCCACATCCATATTTCTGCATAATTTCTCATTTGTTTGATGTTCTCAAAGAGGTAAACACTTAAAAACTCTGTCCGGAATGTTCTGTTAAATCTCTCAATCAATGAGTTTTGTGTAGGTTTCCCTAGTTGAATGAAGGCTAGTTCGATATTCTCTTTGTTGCAATAATCTTTCATTTTTTCTGCAATAAATTCCGGTCCGTTGTCCACTCTTATTTTTTCAGGTTTTCCCCGCCATTCAATTAATTGTTCCAATTGCGAGATTACTTTTGCAGAGGGCAAGCTGCTGTCAATAGTGATGTTTAAAATCTCTCTGTTAAAATCGTCAATGATATTAAGGGTTCTCACGCTTTTGCCATTTTCCAAACTGTCGTGCATAAAATCCATGCTCCAAGTAACGTTCGGATAGATGGGGCGAACCAGTGGTTGTTTTATCCGTGCTGGAAGCCGCTTTTTCCTTTTACTTCGCAAATTTAATCTCATCGACTTATAAATCCGATAAACCCTTTTGTGATTCCATCCAAAGCCTAAGTTTTTCAACCGATTGTGCATCATCCAAAAGCCCCACGTTTGATTAGAATCTGCAAGTAAAATAAGTTCTGCACGGATTTCATCATCTGAACTTTTAAATACCTGACGATAATAATAAACTGAACTTCTTAAACTGAACACTTTGCACGCCTTGCGCAAACTCATGTTATGGATTTCTTTCGAATAATCCACCAACTCACGCTTCTCACAAGGCGTTAGAGCTTTTTTTCGATCACATCTTTTAAGACGACAATCTCCAAAGTTTGCTCAGCTACGATCTTTTTATATTGCGAAAGTTGCTTTTCCATCTCTTTCATTTTTGAAAGTTGCTGAACATCCAATCCACCATATTTGCTCTTCCACTTGTAAAAGGTTGGCTGGCTAATTCCATGCTCCCGGCAAATCTCATTTACCGTTTTTCCCTGATTTTGTTCAGATAATATCTTGATGATCTGAACTTCTGAAAATTTACTGTTTTTCATAGTCTTTCAAATTTAAAAACTATATTTTTAAATGATCCTATTTTTGGGGAAGATTACAAACACTCTGATCACTTGCTGGAACTTATCATAAAAAGTAAAGTTTCTTATTCTGATAAGTACCGATCGT includes these proteins:
- a CDS encoding glucose-1-phosphate adenylyltransferase gives rise to the protein MKPSVISIVLGGGRGTRLSPLTHSRSKPAVPIAGKYRLVDIPISNCLNSGFNRILVLTQFNSASLNSHIKNSYHFDTFSKGFVDILAAEQNIESDAWYQGTADAVRQSMKHLDKYDYDYILILSGDQLYQMDFREMIDFHCRNKGDITIATIPVNSKDAPGFGILKSDEEGNITSFIEKPSGDLLHDWKSEVSDKNKAEGKEYLASMGIYVFNKNGLKKMFDEDAGDDFGGELIPNGIGKYKTLSFQYDGYWTDIGTIQSFFDANLDLTTDFPKFNLFSKSPIYTRARMLPPSKILGSYVSKAVFGDGCIVMADKIENSIVGNRSRIDKGSTIMNSYMMGADFYQDTQEIVSNDRDGIPNLGVGKYCYIEQAILDKNCRIGDNVRIIGGKHLPDGDFENHSIKDGIVIVKKNAVIAPGTQIS
- a CDS encoding outer membrane beta-barrel family protein; this encodes MMKNFTAAVMFCGGFSFAQEANADSAKTENIKEVVLIARKPTIESKADRTVFNVANSAILTGNTTWDVLRMTPLVNIDNNDNVQAEGSSVTVYINDRKSVFTGKELKEYLKTIVADNLLKIEVITSPSAKYETSGAVINIVLKKNDNEGLKGSVSMNNSQSYKNSQSSSLNLNYHSKRFTQSLSGSFGNNNNVMKSYNENLIYADNSLTKITSENNSNWKSPSASSSTEFELDDKNNVGMVVEYYGSNNSAVSDARGDYFLNDILQKYYTKTVDSDGKNSFVGSNIFYKYYDKEKNRILDLNAGINYDSNHNNSIHSTVWDASAFEGIRTMADNKNREYYLKVDYSQPIGKDGNQLEFGGKMNFRNNVMPFYYFNYQNNTWALDGSRSNTFRYDENLNSLYANFSRTFFKKLETRIGLRYEYINFKVKQEVGTVEKRDSYGTLMPDLLVKYSFNDNYNLTATYKHSLWRPWYTEFNPFLMPTENGTYRRGNMDLQPNPNDRFGLKLGLYKKYFISANFSTTNQDYWTSYIIEDDKTIMMPTTYYGRINNYSLYANTNQNFLKNKLNINLNLGVSYVDNSDFKQRNNFVGMKDNIINFSGSTNFSYTNLFNKNINLNGWFGLHSQNWGNSVGNKMNFFHSFGATKLFPERQMEAGIRFNNIFQRPGNDYITYSPIGTFRNVNQWDWYGVNLSFVKRFGNQKVKESTKRNVEKESGGGKN
- a CDS encoding GIY-YIG nuclease family protein — translated: MEYFVYILYSASLDVYYKDFSTDVNKRLEYHLDSQHKFTSQAKDWIIVYVQEFDEKKEALKEEKRLKKLNRKSIEKLIG
- a CDS encoding GIY-YIG nuclease family protein, producing MEYFVYILYSASLDVYYKGFSTDVNKRLEYHLDSQHKFTSQAKDWIIVYVQEFDEKKEALKEEKRLKKLNRKSIEKLIG
- a CDS encoding IS3 family transposase, with protein sequence MDYSKEIHNMSLRKACKVFSLRSSVYYYRQVFKSSDDEIRAELILLADSNQTWGFWMMHNRLKNLGFGWNHKRVYRIYKSMRLNLRSKRKKRLPARIKQPLVRPIYPNVTWSMDFMHDSLENGKSVRTLNIIDDFNREILNITIDSSLPSAKVISQLEQLIEWRGKPEKIRVDNGPEFIAEKMKDYCNKENIELAFIQLGKPTQNSLIERFNRTFRTEFLSVYLFENIKQMRNYAEIWMWMYNNERPHSALQYLTPRDFLLKYGKLNQNSANEFPTFQQNFNNDNNKILSKNSTFECA
- a CDS encoding transposase; amino-acid sequence: MKNSKFSEVQIIKILSEQNQGKTVNEICREHGISQPTFYKWKSKYGGLDVQQLSKMKEMEKQLSQYKKIVAEQTLEIVVLKDVIEKKL